Within the Acidobacteriota bacterium genome, the region TGTATTATGCAGATCATCAGCGTTAGTCAGTCGTCAGTTTGAAACATACACATCAACTGATGACCGACAACAGTTTACTGACCAAGGAACTGATTCTGGGTCAATTCAGTTCGAACGTTGCACACGTTGACGGCGTTTCCCAAACTCGCACCTTGTAGACTTTCACTCGTGCATCGCTGATCTCTTCGGCGACTTTGTGCAGGATGAAGCCGGCGAGATGCTCGCTGGAAGGGTTCATCTCGATGTCGAAGGGCTTAAGCTCGTTGAGGTTTTGATGATCGAGGTACTTCATCACGCGACGCGTCGCGGCTTTGAGCTCCTTGAAGTCGACCAGCATACCAACCTGATCCAGCTGCTCGCCGCGCACGTAGACTTCGACCTTCCAGTTATGGCCGTGCATGTTTTCGCACTTGCCACGGTAGCCCCGCAGCGCGTGGGCGGCTGAGAACTCTTCTTCGATCATCACTTCGTACATGTGTACTCCTCGTGAACTCGATGTGTCGGATCGATCTTTGATTAGAGGCTACAAAGGTGTAGGAGCCTTTGTCAATTATGAGGAGTCAGTGGTCACGAACGACCGACTACGGACTTCGGACTCCGGACTCCTCTGGTTGTCTGCCCGGAAGCCAGTCGTATATGATTACACGCTTGCGGCGGGCTCGATGGGCCTGTCCTTGAGGAGGCATCCAGGTTGAAACACAAGATCACGCTTATACCGGGCGACGGCATAGGCCCCGAGGTCACAGGCGCGACCATATCGGTACTGAGAGCCACTGGCTTTGAAGCGGAATGGGAGACGTTCGTTGTAGGGGCTGAGGCGTTGTCGCGCTTTGGCGATCCGTTGCCTCAGGACCTGATCGACTCGATCAAACGTAACAAAATCGCGCTGAAGGGACCGGTCGCGACTCCGATCGGAACGGGCTTCGTCAGCTCGAATGTCCGCTTGCGAAAGGCGCTTGATCTCTATGCCAACCTGCGGCCGATCAAATCGCTCAAAGGCGTGCCAAGCCGCTACGAGAACGTCGACCTGATCGTCGTGCGCGAAAATACCGAAGATTTGTACTCGGGCCTCGAGCACGAAGTCGTTCCCGGTGTAGTCGAAAGCCTGAAGATCATCACCGACAAGGCCTCCCGCCGCATAGCGAGGTTTGCATTCGAGCACGCCAGGCTCGAAGGGCGCAGGAAGATCACCGCTATTCACAAGGCAAACATAATGAAGCTGTCCGACGGCCTTTTTCTGCGCTGTTTCCGTGAGGTCGCAGAGGATTATCCCGAAATCGAGGCCAACGATTTGATCGTCGACAATGCCTGCATGCAGCTCGTGATCGACCCGACTCAATTCGATATGTTGCTGCTCGAGAACCTGTATGGCGATATTGTCTCGGACCTGGGAGCGGGACTGATCGGCGGGCTTGGCGTTGCGCCGGGCGCTAACATTGGTGAAGAGATCGCCGTGTTTGAAGCAGTACACGGCGCAGCGCCGTCCATTGCGGGTCGCGGCATTGCCAATCCAACCGCGTTGCTGCAGAGCGCCGTCCTGATGTTGAAACACCTGAACGAGCGCGAAAGGGCATTGCGGATCCAGGCCGCTCTGGAAAAGGTTTTGGCCGAAGGGAAAGTCTTGACGCGCGATCTGGGCGGTCAGGCAACGACGCTCGATTTTACTGAAGCGATAATTCGCGCACTGTAGACAGCCACATGCGTTTCTTCGCGCGCAACGGAGTTTTCGCGCGCGACTCGCTATCGCAAGGTTGCAGAAGAGGGAGCCGCCAAGATCAAATGAAAATCACCGCCAGCCGCACCAGTCTTGGGGAAATAGGCGAAGACGTACTCGTCGTGCCGGTTTTCGAGGGCGAATCTCCGCGCGACGCTGAGAACGCGTCAGCGTTAGCGGCATTGGATCACCTCACCGGCGGCGCCGTCGCCTCGCTCTTCGATGATGGTGAGATGACAGGCAAGCTCGATCGTTGGGTCCTTCTTCACAATGTCGGCCAGTTCTCGACTAAGCGGCTGCTGCTGTATGGAGCCGGCAGCGCCGAGAAAATCGACTCACTCAGCGTTCAGAGGCTTGCGGGCGCCGCGGTCCGAACTCTGATCAAACACCGTGGCATTCGTTCGGCCGCGTTCCTGGTTACCCGCAAGCTCGAGAGTGAGGCATTGGTGCGCGCTATAGCCGAGGGCGCGCTGATCGGTCAGATGAGCGGTGAGCTCTACAGATCCAATGGCGCGGACGCGGCGGTGATAGAGACCTTCGATGTGGTAAGCGAATTGCCGGATCCACCTGACTTCGAGCGCGCGATCAGAGTCGGAATCGCAATGGCCGAGGCGACGAACTTCGCCCGGATGCTTGGCTATGAACCGTCGAACGTTATGACTCCGAGCGAGCTTGCGCTTCGGGCAAAGAAGATGGCCGAAAGCGAGGGGCTCGGGTTCGAAGCGCTCGGCGAAGATGAAATGAAGCAGCTCGGGATGGGTGCGCTGCTGGCGGTCTCGCGGGGCAGTCAGGAGCCGGCGCGACTGATCGTGCTGAGCTACGAGCCCAAAAGAGCCGGCGGGCAAGACGACCGCGCTTCCGGCGAGTTGATCGCGCTGGTGGGCAAAGGAATTACGTTCGACTCGGGAGGGATCTCCATCAAGCCGGCGGCCAAGATGGAAGAGATGAAATACGACATGGGCGGGGGCGCCGCGGTGATTGGCGCTATGCAAGTGATCGCGCGGTTGCGGCCGGACGTGCGAGTCATCGGCCTGGTGCCCGCGTCAGAAAACCTGCCTTCGGGTCGAGCCGTCAAACCGGGCGACGTGGTGAGAAGCTTGAGCGGCAAGACAATCGAAGTGGTTAACACGGATGCCGAGGGTCGATTGGTCCTCGCCGACGCGATTACCTACGCGATCAGCCGGGGCGCCACCTGCCTAGTCGATGCAGCTACGCTGACCGGTGCGTGCGCAATAGCGCTAGGCGACGTTCGTGCGGCGGTGATGGGGACCGATCAGAATCTGATTGAGGAGCTGGTCAAGGCGGGCGAACAGTGCGGAGAACGGGTTTGGCCGCTGCCGCTTGACAATGACTACGGCGAACTGATCAAGAGCGAAATTGCCGACGTGAAGAATGTCGGCAATCGAACTGCCGGCTCGATCACCGCCGGATTTTTCTTGAAGCACTTTGCCGGGTCAACTCCGTGGGCTCATCTGGACATAGCCGGGACGGCGTGGACCGAAACGGAGAAACCTTACATCGCGAAGGGAGCAACAGGTTTTGGGGTTAGACTGATGGCCAATTTCGTGCTCAATCGCTCGGCTTCCAGCTAGGGGTAGTCTCGTTGAAGCTGAGTCAAGTTCAAGCTGATGGA harbors:
- the queD gene encoding 6-carboxytetrahydropterin synthase QueD, translating into MYEVMIEEEFSAAHALRGYRGKCENMHGHNWKVEVYVRGEQLDQVGMLVDFKELKAATRRVMKYLDHQNLNELKPFDIEMNPSSEHLAGFILHKVAEEISDARVKVYKVRVWETPSTCATFELN
- a CDS encoding isocitrate dehydrogenase (NAD(+)), giving the protein MKHKITLIPGDGIGPEVTGATISVLRATGFEAEWETFVVGAEALSRFGDPLPQDLIDSIKRNKIALKGPVATPIGTGFVSSNVRLRKALDLYANLRPIKSLKGVPSRYENVDLIVVRENTEDLYSGLEHEVVPGVVESLKIITDKASRRIARFAFEHARLEGRRKITAIHKANIMKLSDGLFLRCFREVAEDYPEIEANDLIVDNACMQLVIDPTQFDMLLLENLYGDIVSDLGAGLIGGLGVAPGANIGEEIAVFEAVHGAAPSIAGRGIANPTALLQSAVLMLKHLNERERALRIQAALEKVLAEGKVLTRDLGGQATTLDFTEAIIRAL
- a CDS encoding leucyl aminopeptidase, which gives rise to MKITASRTSLGEIGEDVLVVPVFEGESPRDAENASALAALDHLTGGAVASLFDDGEMTGKLDRWVLLHNVGQFSTKRLLLYGAGSAEKIDSLSVQRLAGAAVRTLIKHRGIRSAAFLVTRKLESEALVRAIAEGALIGQMSGELYRSNGADAAVIETFDVVSELPDPPDFERAIRVGIAMAEATNFARMLGYEPSNVMTPSELALRAKKMAESEGLGFEALGEDEMKQLGMGALLAVSRGSQEPARLIVLSYEPKRAGGQDDRASGELIALVGKGITFDSGGISIKPAAKMEEMKYDMGGGAAVIGAMQVIARLRPDVRVIGLVPASENLPSGRAVKPGDVVRSLSGKTIEVVNTDAEGRLVLADAITYAISRGATCLVDAATLTGACAIALGDVRAAVMGTDQNLIEELVKAGEQCGERVWPLPLDNDYGELIKSEIADVKNVGNRTAGSITAGFFLKHFAGSTPWAHLDIAGTAWTETEKPYIAKGATGFGVRLMANFVLNRSASS